A stretch of the Marivirga tractuosa DSM 4126 genome encodes the following:
- a CDS encoding glutamine synthetase III family protein, with product MAHLRFNALDIVSKRTTDRIEAPSNKISDYFAQDVFTLDQMKATLAPDVFKKVSSAIDKGKKIDMETADQIASAVKAWAITKGVTHYTHWFQPLTGSTAEKHDSFFNAQKGIEVFAGSMLVQQEPDASSFPNGGLRTTFEARGYTAWDPSSPMFIFGRTLCIPTIFVAYTGEALDHKAPLLKAVEAVDQAATKVVQLFDRNVNRVNASLGCEQEYFVVDKALFNARPDLLMSGRTLFGHNPARGQQLDDHYFGSIPSRIYNYMKDFEIECLKLGIPISTRHNEVAPSQFEAAPLFEDINVATDHNSLMMDVMRRVAARHDLEVLFHEKPFAGLNGSGKHNNWSLITNTGVNLFQPSNSARENLLFLVFLVNTIKAVAENGDLLRASIASASNDHRLGANEAPPAVMSVFIGSQLTAVLDELEEKGNIKIDKGDNMYMKLGIDKIPQIILDNTDRNRTSPFAFTGNKFEFRAVGSDQNVAQPMSILNLIMAEQLNEFHKEVKAEMQKGTDKKIAIVNILRKYIKDSKKVRFEGDGYSADWEKEAEKRGLPNVKNTPRALESFVSEKSKKLFAKHNVMTPEELEARNEIYLENYIMKIQIESRLMGDIALNQIIPTAVKYQNTLAQNAKNLSALKLDNSEILKNIELISGYTKDLRSMVHEMIEKRKELNQIDDTTLRAAKYCDEVKETYFDKIRYAADKLELYVDDELWPLPKYRELLFLR from the coding sequence ATGGCTCATTTAAGATTCAACGCACTCGATATCGTTTCAAAAAGAACTACGGATAGAATCGAGGCACCATCCAACAAAATTTCAGATTATTTTGCACAGGATGTATTTACATTGGACCAAATGAAAGCAACTTTGGCTCCTGATGTTTTCAAAAAAGTAAGTAGTGCCATAGACAAAGGCAAAAAAATAGATATGGAAACTGCAGACCAAATTGCTTCTGCAGTAAAGGCTTGGGCAATCACTAAAGGCGTGACCCATTACACACACTGGTTCCAACCATTAACAGGTTCAACTGCAGAAAAGCACGATTCATTTTTCAATGCTCAAAAAGGTATTGAAGTTTTCGCTGGCTCCATGTTGGTTCAACAAGAACCTGATGCATCTTCATTCCCTAATGGAGGATTGAGAACTACTTTTGAAGCTAGAGGTTATACAGCTTGGGATCCTTCTTCCCCTATGTTCATTTTTGGAAGAACGCTTTGTATTCCTACTATTTTTGTAGCTTATACAGGAGAGGCTTTAGATCATAAAGCTCCATTGCTTAAAGCAGTAGAAGCTGTTGATCAAGCAGCAACCAAAGTAGTGCAATTATTTGACAGAAATGTAAACAGAGTAAATGCTTCCTTGGGTTGCGAACAAGAATACTTTGTGGTGGATAAAGCGCTCTTTAATGCAAGACCTGATTTATTAATGTCTGGAAGAACTTTATTTGGTCATAATCCAGCTAGGGGCCAACAATTGGATGATCATTATTTTGGATCTATCCCAAGCAGGATTTATAATTATATGAAAGATTTTGAAATTGAATGTTTAAAACTGGGCATTCCGATTTCAACTCGACATAATGAAGTGGCTCCAAGCCAATTCGAGGCAGCTCCATTATTTGAAGACATCAACGTGGCCACTGACCACAACAGTTTGATGATGGATGTAATGAGAAGAGTAGCCGCCAGACATGATTTGGAAGTACTTTTCCACGAGAAACCATTTGCAGGATTAAACGGAAGTGGAAAACACAATAACTGGTCATTGATTACCAATACTGGAGTTAACTTATTCCAGCCAAGCAACAGTGCAAGAGAAAATCTTTTATTTTTAGTTTTCTTGGTAAACACCATTAAAGCTGTTGCAGAAAATGGTGATTTATTAAGAGCTTCTATTGCTTCCGCTAGTAATGACCATAGATTGGGGGCAAATGAAGCACCTCCTGCTGTTATGTCAGTTTTTATTGGTTCGCAGTTAACAGCCGTACTAGATGAATTAGAGGAAAAAGGTAATATCAAGATAGATAAAGGGGATAATATGTACATGAAACTGGGCATAGATAAAATTCCTCAAATCATTTTGGACAATACCGATAGAAACAGAACCTCTCCTTTTGCATTTACGGGTAATAAATTTGAGTTTCGGGCAGTAGGTTCAGATCAAAATGTGGCACAGCCAATGTCAATTTTGAATTTGATTATGGCCGAACAATTAAATGAGTTCCACAAGGAAGTGAAAGCTGAAATGCAAAAAGGAACCGACAAGAAAATTGCTATTGTCAACATATTAAGAAAATATATTAAAGACTCTAAGAAAGTAAGATTCGAGGGAGATGGATATTCAGCAGATTGGGAAAAAGAAGCCGAGAAAAGAGGCTTGCCGAATGTGAAAAATACCCCAAGAGCTTTAGAATCATTTGTATCAGAAAAATCCAAAAAGCTTTTTGCTAAGCACAATGTGATGACTCCTGAGGAATTGGAGGCTCGTAATGAAATCTATTTGGAGAATTATATAATGAAAATCCAAATTGAGTCACGTTTGATGGGAGATATTGCATTAAATCAAATCATTCCTACTGCGGTAAAATATCAAAACACTTTAGCGCAGAATGCCAAGAATTTAAGTGCTTTGAAATTGGATAATTCTGAAATCTTGAAAAATATTGAATTAATCTCAGGATATACCAAAGATTTAAGAAGCATGGTGCATGAAATGATTGAAAAGCGTAAAGAGCTCAACCAAATTGACGATACTACTTTAAGGGCAGCAAAATATTGTGATGAAGTAAAAGAGACTTATTTTGACAAAATCAGATATGCTGCTGATAAACTTGAGCTGTATGTAGATGATGAACTTTGGCCATTGCCGAAATACAGAGAATTGCTATTTTTGAGATAG
- a CDS encoding LTA synthase family protein has translation MKQRLLFLALYGLAWLLLFTFFRVVFYAYQFALLENIAISGILRSFYYGLPLDLSFSAYILVIPALLIAFTTIFSAHIIRPILKLYSALVVIFVVLVQTVDLELFRTWGFRIDNTPLQYIDTPGEMWASSASSPILLLVLIFIFTMVAINYGLGKLIDRSFRSFPEMKIYYFPVFIVLMASLIIPIRGGFQLAPINQSIAYFSTDDILNQAALNAPWVFFHSVMASDGKPVNPYVSMDWEKADSLVSPLYKKQALPPQILNKDSLNVVLIVWESFTSNVVASLNGEKGVTPKFEELMKEGILIEGMFATASRSDKGLVALLSGYPSQGNESIMKIPNKTKKLPALAHDFKNAGYKTSFYYGGELEFANMKSYLMNSGFENIYGKEIFDEKDMNSKWGAHDGVVFNKLLEDMKTAETPFFKNIFTLSSHEPFEVPVKSVFEGKDERSLFLNSMHYTDEVLYDFLQQAKQLPSYKNTLFVIVADHGHRLPENVQTENPEKYEIPVLWYGEPLQFKDSVIRRVCQQTDLAYTLLNELKLDASAYKWSNNIFDADTHQFGLATAKNGFVWIDTLGAVSYDYLAHSTIYNAHPKADSVLELGRAHLQLTFQDYLNK, from the coding sequence ATGAAACAAAGACTCTTATTTTTAGCTCTCTATGGGTTAGCTTGGTTGTTACTTTTTACTTTTTTTCGCGTTGTTTTTTATGCTTACCAATTCGCATTATTGGAAAATATAGCCATTTCAGGAATATTGCGTTCATTCTATTATGGTCTTCCTCTTGATTTATCATTTTCAGCTTATATTTTGGTAATTCCTGCACTTCTCATTGCGTTCACCACCATTTTTTCAGCGCATATTATCAGACCGATATTGAAATTATATTCTGCCTTAGTTGTAATATTTGTGGTACTAGTACAGACAGTAGATTTAGAATTATTCAGAACATGGGGCTTCAGAATCGATAATACCCCATTACAATACATCGATACACCTGGCGAAATGTGGGCGTCTTCTGCTTCTTCACCAATTCTCCTTCTTGTTTTAATATTTATTTTCACCATGGTAGCCATCAATTATGGTCTAGGTAAATTGATAGATCGTTCATTTAGGTCTTTCCCTGAAATGAAAATATATTACTTCCCTGTTTTTATTGTGTTAATGGCTTCATTGATAATACCTATTCGTGGTGGATTTCAGTTGGCACCCATCAATCAGAGTATTGCTTATTTTTCTACAGATGATATTCTGAATCAAGCCGCTTTGAATGCTCCTTGGGTTTTCTTTCACAGTGTAATGGCATCTGATGGAAAACCTGTTAATCCTTATGTTTCAATGGATTGGGAAAAAGCTGACTCCTTAGTTTCACCACTTTATAAAAAGCAGGCATTACCACCGCAAATTCTCAATAAAGACAGTTTGAATGTGGTGCTTATTGTCTGGGAAAGTTTCACGTCAAATGTGGTAGCGTCTTTAAATGGCGAAAAAGGTGTTACGCCTAAATTTGAGGAACTAATGAAAGAAGGTATTTTGATTGAAGGTATGTTTGCAACTGCCTCACGTAGCGACAAGGGCTTAGTAGCCTTATTAAGTGGTTACCCTTCTCAGGGAAATGAGTCCATCATGAAAATTCCTAACAAAACGAAAAAACTACCAGCATTAGCACATGACTTCAAGAATGCAGGTTATAAAACCAGTTTTTATTATGGTGGTGAATTGGAGTTTGCCAATATGAAATCTTACCTTATGAATAGTGGGTTTGAAAATATTTATGGTAAAGAAATTTTTGATGAGAAGGATATGAATTCCAAATGGGGCGCTCATGATGGTGTGGTTTTTAACAAACTCCTGGAGGATATGAAAACTGCAGAAACTCCTTTTTTTAAAAATATATTTACCTTAAGTAGTCATGAACCATTTGAAGTACCGGTAAAATCTGTTTTTGAAGGTAAAGATGAGCGAAGTTTATTTTTGAACAGTATGCATTATACCGATGAAGTACTCTATGATTTTTTACAGCAAGCTAAGCAACTTCCCTCGTACAAAAATACGCTCTTTGTTATAGTTGCTGATCATGGGCACCGACTTCCTGAAAATGTGCAGACAGAAAACCCTGAAAAATATGAAATTCCTGTATTATGGTATGGCGAGCCTTTGCAGTTTAAAGATTCTGTAATCCGGAGAGTTTGTCAGCAAACTGATTTGGCTTATACTTTATTGAATGAACTTAAATTGGATGCCTCAGCCTATAAATGGAGTAATAATATTTTCGATGCGGATACACACCAGTTTGGCTTAGCGACAGCTAAAAATGGATTTGTTTGGATTGATACATTGGGCGCTGTTTCTTATGATTATTTGGCTCATAGTACGATTTATAATGCACACCCTAAAGCTGACAGTGTGCTGGAATTAGGGAGAGCACATTTACAACTGACATTTCAGGATTACTTAAATAAATAG
- the mtaB gene encoding tRNA (N(6)-L-threonylcarbamoyladenosine(37)-C(2))-methylthiotransferase MtaB, with translation MKKVAFYTLGCKLNFSETSSISRMFENRGYEKVDFQANPDIFIINTCSVTENADKKCKKVVKEAKKINPDAFVTIIGCYAQLKPKEISEIKGVDAVLGAAEKFQLIDKLDGFTKKDAPQVLASDIKEAKSFNNAFSINDRTRTFLKVQDGCNYHCAFCTIPLARGKSRSDTIENIVKSAKQIASEDVKEIVLTGVNTGDFGIQEGKRKERFVDLVKELDNVEGIDRFRISSIEPNLLTNEIIEFVSQSKRFVPHFHVPLQSGSNIILRKMRRRYLRELYEDRVAKIKQLMPQCCIGVDVIVGFPGETDENFLETYHFLKELPVSYLHVFTYSERPNTDADEMDEVVPMKVRNERSKMLRSLSEKKKRAFYEENLDREEVVLFEKDIHDGLMEGFTDNYVRVVAKYDPILINELKKVKLSNLNAEGLMEVTEVETEVLQH, from the coding sequence ATGAAAAAAGTAGCATTTTACACCTTAGGTTGCAAACTTAATTTCTCAGAAACATCCTCTATTTCAAGAATGTTTGAAAACAGAGGTTACGAGAAGGTGGATTTTCAGGCAAACCCTGACATTTTTATTATCAATACCTGTTCAGTAACAGAAAATGCTGATAAAAAATGCAAAAAGGTTGTAAAAGAAGCCAAAAAAATCAATCCTGATGCTTTTGTAACTATTATCGGCTGTTATGCACAGCTAAAGCCAAAAGAAATTTCAGAAATTAAAGGGGTCGATGCCGTTTTAGGTGCAGCAGAGAAATTTCAGTTGATTGATAAATTGGATGGCTTCACTAAAAAGGATGCTCCTCAAGTATTAGCTTCCGATATAAAAGAAGCCAAGAGTTTTAATAATGCTTTTTCGATAAATGACAGAACTCGGACTTTTCTAAAAGTTCAGGATGGTTGTAATTACCATTGTGCATTTTGCACCATTCCTTTAGCTAGAGGGAAAAGCAGAAGTGACACCATCGAGAACATTGTAAAAAGCGCCAAGCAAATTGCAAGTGAAGATGTAAAAGAAATTGTATTAACAGGAGTGAATACGGGGGATTTTGGTATTCAAGAGGGGAAAAGAAAGGAGCGCTTCGTGGATCTTGTTAAAGAACTGGATAATGTAGAAGGGATAGATAGATTTAGGATTTCTAGTATTGAACCTAATTTGTTAACAAATGAAATTATCGAGTTTGTAAGTCAATCCAAAAGATTTGTGCCCCATTTTCATGTCCCACTCCAAAGTGGTAGTAATATAATTTTGCGTAAAATGAGAAGACGCTATTTGCGAGAACTTTATGAAGATCGAGTAGCGAAAATTAAGCAATTGATGCCGCAATGTTGTATTGGTGTAGATGTTATTGTAGGATTCCCAGGAGAAACAGATGAAAACTTTTTAGAGACTTATCATTTCTTGAAAGAATTGCCGGTCTCCTATTTGCATGTGTTCACCTATTCTGAAAGACCCAATACTGATGCAGACGAAATGGACGAAGTAGTTCCAATGAAAGTTCGTAATGAGCGTTCTAAAATGCTAAGAAGCTTATCTGAAAAGAAAAAGAGAGCTTTTTATGAAGAAAATCTGGATAGGGAAGAAGTAGTATTATTTGAGAAGGATATCCATGATGGCTTGATGGAAGGCTTTACGGATAATTATGTTCGAGTGGTAGCCAAATACGATCCGATCTTGATTAATGAATTGAAAAAGGTGAAACTCAGCAATCTGAATGCTGAGGGATTGATGGAAGTGACCGAGGTAGAAACTGAAGTTTTGCAGCATTGA
- the smc gene encoding chromosome segregation protein SMC produces MQLTKLEIKGFKSFGDRMVINFDKGITGIVGPNGCGKSNVVDAIRWVLGEQKSRMLRSDKMENVIFNGTKKRKQSNLAEVSLTFNNTKNLLPTEYSNVTITRRYYRTGESEYLLNGVSCRLKDITNLFMDTGISSNSYAIIELKMVDDILTDKDNSRRGLFEEAAGISKFKIRKKETIKKLSDTDADLERVEDLLFEIEKNLKSLEKQAKQAERYYQYKGEYKEKSILLAKKTVADKREVFLNLTKQVEAENDKKLSLNRQLAEQEAALEKGKSELLQKEKLLASRQKALNEHVNKIRQYESEKKIKNERLRFLQDKSDSLKNQIEQDKQSNERASFSIKSLEQEKTSAEKIFFETEQRVEVLKSEFEEQKNKTAAIREEVNTLNQQQKALQNEVYQLNKSLEIKEIQLSSVKQELEKSSTDTTEQSASLEEFDAKLEELSKILKEKNEYLSNLKHKEDHLNQQIEDHKNTIELIREELTQSSRKLDARENEYNLTKSLVDNLEGFPEAIKFLKKSSKWGKNAPLLSDVLTCSEDYRITIENFLEPYMNYYIVETEAQAFEAVNLLSDASKGKAHFFILDNFDKFKPSDSKLYDQAVAATEIVEYDAKYKKLIGFILDNVYVVKGDYNSIPDDKDSVFITQSGKVTKRKFSMSGGSVGLFEGKRIGRAKNLEKLQVEIKDLNKKISQIKESLESRQNDLDNLKEHSYRENIEILQTEINEVNSEYVSVRTKQEQFSQMLNSAANKREGMEQQRETLMEEIEAIKPDASKKSDKLKEIEQRLSIISEDLSVQDEILSQKSSAFNQENIEFHQQQNRVNSLEQEISYKQTAFESSKDRLEKNQLELKENEEAIKGIIDTAETNDDELLGMYDEKEQIEIGVNDVEKDYYAARGQIDEIEKESRNIQRNKEQVDELLMHIQNNLNETKLELNSVKERLSVEFDIDLDKIMNSQEEEVETDETADDLRNTVSKLKERMERIGPINPMAMEAYEEIKERNDFILTQREDLRNAKESLLNTITEIDEVARTNFIEAYEKIKENFQKVFRTLFTHEDECDLQLSDPDNPLESKIEIMAKPKGKRPLTINQLSGGEKTLTATSLLFAIYLLKPAPFCIFDEVDAPLDDANIDKFNNIIREFSKESQFIIVTHNKRTMSSTDVIYGVTMVELGISRVVPVDLRELEDTLEE; encoded by the coding sequence ATGCAGCTAACCAAACTTGAAATAAAAGGATTTAAGAGTTTCGGTGACCGAATGGTCATTAATTTTGATAAAGGTATCACTGGAATTGTGGGGCCAAACGGATGTGGTAAATCCAATGTAGTGGATGCCATTAGATGGGTATTAGGTGAACAAAAATCACGAATGCTCCGATCCGATAAAATGGAGAACGTTATTTTTAATGGTACTAAAAAACGTAAGCAAAGTAATTTAGCTGAAGTTTCACTTACTTTTAATAATACCAAAAATCTTCTTCCAACCGAATACTCTAATGTTACCATCACCAGAAGGTATTATCGAACCGGGGAAAGTGAATATTTACTCAATGGAGTGAGTTGTCGATTAAAAGATATTACAAACCTCTTTATGGACACTGGGATTAGCTCTAATAGTTATGCCATCATTGAATTAAAAATGGTGGATGATATCTTGACTGACAAAGACAATTCCAGAAGAGGCTTGTTCGAAGAGGCGGCTGGTATTAGTAAATTCAAAATCAGAAAGAAGGAAACGATCAAAAAATTATCCGATACGGACGCTGATTTAGAAAGAGTAGAAGATTTACTCTTTGAGATTGAGAAAAACTTAAAATCACTTGAGAAACAAGCGAAGCAAGCTGAGCGATATTATCAATACAAAGGTGAATACAAGGAGAAAAGTATTTTACTGGCTAAGAAAACAGTAGCAGACAAAAGAGAAGTATTTCTTAACCTCACCAAACAAGTTGAAGCTGAAAATGACAAAAAACTCAGCCTAAATAGACAATTAGCTGAACAGGAAGCAGCTTTGGAAAAAGGCAAATCTGAATTATTGCAAAAAGAGAAGTTATTGGCTAGCCGTCAGAAAGCACTCAATGAACACGTGAATAAAATCAGGCAATATGAAAGCGAAAAGAAAATCAAGAATGAGCGATTACGCTTCTTGCAGGATAAAAGTGATAGTTTAAAAAATCAAATTGAGCAGGATAAGCAAAGCAATGAACGGGCTTCTTTCAGTATTAAAAGTTTAGAGCAAGAAAAGACCTCAGCAGAAAAGATATTCTTTGAGACAGAACAAAGAGTTGAAGTACTAAAATCTGAATTTGAAGAACAGAAAAATAAAACTGCTGCTATCCGAGAGGAAGTCAATACTTTAAATCAACAGCAAAAAGCTTTACAAAATGAAGTTTACCAGCTCAACAAATCACTGGAAATCAAAGAAATTCAGCTTTCATCAGTAAAACAGGAATTGGAAAAGAGTAGTACAGATACTACGGAGCAATCTGCTAGTTTGGAAGAATTTGACGCTAAACTGGAAGAGCTTTCAAAAATCTTAAAAGAAAAAAACGAATACTTATCTAATCTTAAACACAAGGAAGATCATCTCAATCAACAAATTGAAGACCATAAAAACACCATTGAATTAATCAGGGAGGAATTGACCCAATCTTCTCGTAAGCTGGATGCAAGGGAAAACGAATACAATCTGACCAAATCTTTGGTTGATAATTTAGAAGGATTTCCTGAAGCTATTAAATTCCTAAAGAAGAGTTCAAAATGGGGTAAAAATGCTCCTCTCCTTTCAGATGTTTTAACTTGTTCTGAAGATTACCGCATTACTATTGAAAACTTCCTTGAGCCCTATATGAATTATTATATAGTGGAAACTGAAGCCCAAGCTTTTGAAGCAGTCAATTTATTAAGTGATGCTAGCAAAGGAAAAGCACATTTTTTCATTTTAGATAATTTTGACAAATTCAAACCAAGTGATTCAAAGCTTTACGATCAGGCTGTGGCTGCTACTGAAATTGTAGAGTATGATGCCAAGTACAAGAAGCTTATTGGTTTCATTCTTGACAATGTATATGTAGTAAAAGGTGACTACAATTCCATTCCTGATGATAAAGACAGTGTCTTTATCACCCAAAGCGGAAAGGTTACCAAAAGGAAATTCAGCATGTCTGGAGGCTCCGTAGGGCTCTTTGAAGGAAAAAGAATTGGTAGAGCCAAAAACTTAGAGAAGCTTCAAGTTGAAATAAAGGATTTAAATAAAAAAATAAGCCAAATCAAAGAAAGCCTGGAAAGCCGACAAAATGATTTGGATAACTTAAAGGAACATAGCTACAGAGAAAATATTGAAATCCTTCAAACGGAAATAAATGAAGTAAACTCTGAATATGTTTCCGTTCGAACTAAACAAGAACAGTTTTCTCAAATGCTTAATAGTGCTGCCAATAAGCGCGAGGGCATGGAACAGCAGCGAGAAACATTAATGGAGGAAATTGAAGCCATTAAGCCCGATGCTAGCAAAAAGTCTGATAAACTTAAGGAGATTGAACAAAGGCTCAGCATTATAAGTGAAGACCTCAGTGTTCAAGACGAAATTTTAAGCCAAAAATCATCTGCCTTCAATCAGGAAAATATTGAATTTCATCAGCAGCAAAATAGGGTCAATAGCCTCGAGCAAGAAATAAGCTATAAGCAAACTGCTTTTGAAAGTAGCAAAGACCGATTAGAGAAAAACCAGCTTGAATTAAAAGAAAATGAGGAAGCCATAAAAGGCATAATTGATACGGCTGAAACCAATGATGATGAATTATTGGGAATGTATGATGAAAAAGAGCAGATTGAAATTGGTGTAAATGATGTAGAGAAAGATTACTATGCCGCCCGTGGGCAAATTGACGAAATTGAGAAAGAAAGCCGGAATATTCAGCGCAATAAAGAGCAAGTAGACGAGCTTTTGATGCACATTCAGAATAACCTGAATGAAACCAAACTAGAGCTGAATAGTGTGAAAGAAAGGCTTTCTGTGGAATTCGATATTGATTTGGATAAGATCATGAATTCTCAAGAAGAGGAAGTGGAGACTGATGAAACGGCTGATGATTTAAGAAATACCGTAAGCAAATTAAAGGAAAGAATGGAGCGCATTGGCCCCATTAACCCAATGGCAATGGAGGCTTATGAAGAAATTAAAGAACGGAATGATTTCATCTTAACCCAGCGAGAAGATTTACGCAATGCGAAAGAATCATTGCTCAACACCATTACTGAAATTGATGAAGTAGCCCGAACTAATTTCATTGAAGCTTACGAAAAAATAAAAGAGAATTTTCAAAAGGTATTCCGTACGCTTTTCACCCATGAAGATGAGTGTGATTTACAATTATCTGATCCAGATAATCCTTTAGAGTCCAAAATTGAGATCATGGCAAAGCCAAAAGGTAAAAGACCATTGACCATCAATCAATTATCAGGAGGAGAAAAAACCTTAACGGCTACTTCCCTACTCTTTGCAATTTATCTTTTAAAGCCTGCACCTTTCTGTATTTTTGATGAGGTAGATGCCCCGTTGGATGATGCCAATATTGATAAATTCAATAATATCATCCGAGAATTCTCGAAAGAATCACAGTTTATTATTGTGACACACAATAAAAGAACCATGTCCAGCACAGATGTGATTTATGGTGTAACTATGGTTGAATTAGGAATTTCTAGAGTGGTTCCTGTGGATTTGAGAGAATTGGAAGACACACTGGAGGAGTAA
- the gap gene encoding type I glyceraldehyde-3-phosphate dehydrogenase, with translation MSNVKVGINGFGRIGRLTFRALLQKNNVEVVGINDLTDTKTLAHLLKYDSVHGKFPGDVSHTDNSIIVNGKSIAVSAERDPANLPWGKMGVEIVLESTGLFVDEENAGKHIKAGAKKVVISAPAKGNVPTVVLGVNDDTMTGDETILSNASCTTNCLAPMAKVLDDTFGIEKGYITTVHAYTADQNLQDGPHKDLRRARAAAYSIVPTSTGAAKAVGLVLPHLQGKLDGIAMRVPIPDGSLTDFTLELKKEATKEEVNAAMKKASEGSMKGILEYTEDPIVSIDIVGNTHSCIFDSALTSVSGKLAKVVGWYDNEAGYSNRAADLIERISK, from the coding sequence ATGTCAAACGTAAAAGTTGGAATTAACGGATTCGGGCGTATTGGAAGATTAACTTTCAGAGCCCTGCTGCAAAAAAATAATGTTGAAGTGGTCGGTATCAATGACCTTACTGATACCAAAACTTTAGCACACTTATTAAAGTACGATTCAGTTCATGGTAAATTTCCAGGAGATGTTTCGCATACGGACAATTCTATTATTGTTAATGGAAAAAGCATTGCTGTTTCAGCTGAAAGAGACCCAGCCAACCTTCCTTGGGGAAAAATGGGTGTAGAAATCGTTTTAGAATCTACTGGGCTTTTTGTGGATGAAGAAAATGCTGGAAAACATATTAAGGCAGGTGCTAAAAAAGTAGTAATTTCTGCACCAGCAAAAGGAAACGTTCCTACTGTTGTATTAGGTGTTAATGACGATACAATGACAGGAGATGAAACCATCCTTTCAAATGCTTCTTGTACTACCAACTGCCTTGCTCCTATGGCTAAGGTTTTAGATGACACTTTTGGAATTGAAAAGGGTTACATTACTACTGTTCACGCTTATACTGCTGATCAGAACTTACAAGATGGGCCCCATAAGGATTTAAGAAGAGCTAGAGCTGCTGCTTACTCTATCGTCCCTACTTCTACAGGAGCTGCAAAAGCTGTTGGTTTAGTTTTACCTCACTTACAAGGTAAATTAGATGGTATAGCAATGAGGGTTCCAATTCCTGATGGTTCATTAACTGATTTCACTTTAGAATTGAAGAAAGAAGCAACTAAAGAGGAAGTTAATGCTGCTATGAAAAAAGCATCTGAAGGTAGCATGAAGGGTATTTTAGAGTATACAGAAGATCCAATTGTTTCAATTGATATCGTTGGAAACACGCATTCTTGTATCTTTGACTCTGCCTTAACTTCAGTTTCAGGCAAATTAGCCAAAGTTGTTGGATGGTACGATAATGAAGCAGGCTACTCTAACAGAGCCGCTGATTTAATTGAGAGAATATCTAAATAA